One Candidatus Regiella endosymbiont of Tuberolachnus salignus genomic window, TTCACATACATTCATGGCAAAGGTGGTTTTTCCCATTGAAGGACGGGCGGCGACAATAATAAGATCTGATTTTTGTAACCCTGCGGTTTTTTTATCTAAATCTTGATAACCGGTTGGAACGCCAGTCACGCCATCATGAGGACGTTGATAAAGTTGTTCAATGCGTTCAATGGTATCGGCTAAGATACTATCGATGTTTTTTGGACCCTCATTTTTGTTCGCGCGCTTTTCGGCAATTTGAAAAACGCGGGATTCGGCTAGATCCAGCAATTCTTCACTACTACGTCCTTGTGGCTCATAACCCGCGTCGGCTATTTCATTCGCTACCGATATCATCTCGCGCACGATGGCACGTTCGCGCACGATATCTGCATACGCGCCAATATTTGCCGCACTGGGCGTGTTTTTAGAAAGCTCGGCAAGATAGGCAAAACCGCCTATAGATTCTAAATCGCCTTTCTGCTCTAAAGATTCGGATAATGTTATTAAATCAATTGGTTGATTGATTTCCAATAAACATTGCATTTCCGTAAAAATCCGCCGATGCGGATAACTAAAGAAGTCACTGTTAGTGACACGTTCAGAGACATTATCCCAGCGCTGATTATCCAACATTAGACCCCCTAATATCGACTGCTCTGCTTCCAACGAGTACGGTGGTAGCTTTAAGCCTTCTATCTGGCGATCTCTTGATGTCATGATATTGTTAGTGAGTTTGTTTTCGGCCATAAAACGTGCTTTTATCTACTAATTTTTTATTTTAAGTGAAGTTAGGACAGGCAACATACCCTTCGCCTGTGGAGTTGCCTTCGGCTGCCAGGGCGGGCGACCGATGAGCGTAGACATACTACGTGATTCGGGCGAATCCCCGCAGCCAACAACGCGGCAGCTTCAAAGGCGAAGGGTATAGAGCCACCGGAGTGTACACAGAGTAAAGAAGGATTGCGAGCATTCTACTTGCCTGAAAATTTATCAGGTATATTTGACTGTTATTAGTGTGTTTGACTGCAATTTTATCTTATTAAAGATAATAATCCCGCTTTTGTTCGTCCCGCTTGCCTTTTTTTGTTATAAAAGTTTATCTTGATTTTTGTTGTTGGCTTGATCCTCATACAATTAAAACACAGTAAAACTTTGTTAGATAATTTTGATCAAACCGAAAAGTCAACAATTTACTTTTTTGATCACTGAAAAGGGCAACAATTTATGGCTCATCATTTATCGTTTAAAGATATTTTAGCATTAGGTTTTATGACTTTTGCTTTGTTCGTGGGGGCAGGGAACATTATTTTTCCCCCTATCGTTGGTTTGCAGTCGGGTGAAAACGTTTGGTTGGCTGCCCTTGGTTTTTTGATAACCGCTGTCGGTTTGCCAGTGATAACCGTTGTCGCTTTGGCAAAAGTCGGCGGAGGCATTGACGCGCTGAGTACGCCGATTGGGCGACGGGCGGGTTTGTTATTGGCTACCATTTGTTATTTGGCAGTGGGACCTTTGTTTGCAACGCCTCGTACGGCAACGGTTTCTTTTGAAGTTGGGATTGCGCCTTTAACGGGCGACGGGGCTATACCACTGCTGATTTATAGTCTTATTTATTTTTCATTAGTTATTGGTGTTTCACTTTATCCTGGCCGTTTATTAGACACCATCGGCCATATTTTAGCGCCGTTAAAAATCATCGCATTTAGCATCTTGGGGATCACCGCTGTGTTATGGCCTGCCGGTACTTCTATTCCCGCTATTGAGTTGTATCAACAAATGCCTTTTTCTTCTGGCTTTATTAATGGCTATCTGACCATGGATACGCTTGGCGCGTTGGTATTTGGTATTGTTATTGTTAACGCTGCTCGCTCTCGGGGGGTTGTTTCCGTTGGTTTATTGACACGCTATACCGTTTTAGCAGGATTGATTGCCGGGTTGGGGCTGACACTGCTTTACCTTAGCTTATTTAAACTCGGTTCAAGCAGCGGTATTTTAACGCCAGATGCCCAAAATGGTGCCGTCATTTTGCATGCTTATGTTCAACATACCTTGGGTGGTTTGGGTAGTGTCTTTTTGGCTGCTTTGATTTTTATCGCTTGTATTGTGACCGCGATTGGTCTGACCTGTGCTTGTGCTGAATTTTTTAGCCAATATTTACCGCTATCTTACCGTGCTTTAGTGTTTATTCTTGGCATTTTTTCTATGCTGGTTTCCAATCTAGGGTTAACGCATCTGATCCAAATTTCAATTCCCGTGTTGACGGCGATTTATCCCCCTTGTATCGTCTTAGTGGTGCTGAGTTTTACTTTACGTTGGTGGCATAACACGACACTCATTATGGCGCCCGTTATGTTGGTTAGCTTGTTGTTTGGGATTTTGGATGCGATAAAAGCGTCTCCCTTTGAGCAACTACTGCCTACTTGGTTACAGCATTTGCCGATGGTGGAACAAGGATTGGCATGGCTGTTGCCGTCAGTACTGGTATTTATTGGAGTTGGCCTGTTAGATCGCTTGTATGGCTCTAGTGATAAAGTGGCCGTGAAATAATAATATACCCTTCGCCTTTCAAGTTACGGCGGCGTTGGCAACGATCTCTCATCCTCTGTCATGTACCGATTCGATTGATTGCCGCCTTGCCGTAACTTGAAATTCATTGGGTATAGACTTCTTGCAAAACCTACTGCGTGGTTCGAATTCTGCGCTACGGTTTTGCAGGCAGTGTGACAATATTAACCACGTATTCATTACGTGGTTTTTTTCTAAGGGAATTTTTATGGAACACCCCATCAAAAATAAACTAAAACGAGGTTTAACTGCCCGACATATTCGTTTTATGGCATTGGGATCAGCCATTGGTACTGGTTTGTTCTATGGTTCGGCAGATGCGATAAAAATGGCAGGGCCTAGTGTATTATTGGCTTATTTAATCGGCGGTGTAGTGGCGTTTATTATTATGCGCGCGCTGGGAGAAATGTCGGTTAACAATCCACAAGCCAGTTCCTTTTCTCGTTATGCTCAAGATTATTTAGGGCCGATGGTAGGTTATATTACCGGCTGGACTTACTGTTTTGAGATTTTGATTGTCGCCATTGCCGATGTCACTGCTTTTGGTATCTACATGGGGGTTTGGTTTCCTGAGGTACCACATTGGATTTGGGTGTTGAGTGTGGTGTTAATCATTGGCGCTATCAACATAATGAGCGTTAAAGTCTTTGGTGAGTTGGAGTTTTGGTTCTCATTTTTTAAAGTCGCCACTATTATCGTTATGATATTGGCGGGTATTGGTATTATTTTCTGGGGTATAGGTAACGGAGGCCAACCGACAGGAATACATAATCTCTGGACTCAGGGTGGTTTTTTTAGTCACGGGATTATTGGCATGCTGCTGTCGTTGCAAATGGTGATGTTTGCTTATGGCGGTATTGAAATTATTGGCATCACTGCCGGTGAAGCGGTAGATCCTAAAAAATCCATTCCAAAAGCGATTAATTCTGTACCTTGGCGCATTTTAGTTTTTTACGTAGGTACCCTGTTCGTCATTATGTCCATTTATCCATGGCACCAGGTTGGCACCCATGGCAGCCCGTTTGTGCTGACCTTTCAACATTTAGGCATCACCATTGCGGCAAGTATTCTTAACTTTGTCGTCATTACTGCCTCTATATCAGCAGTAAACAGTGACGTTTTTGGCGTGGGTCGTATGCTGCACGGAATGGCAGAACAAGGAAACGCCCC contains:
- the dnaB gene encoding replicative DNA helicase; amino-acid sequence: MAENKLTNNIMTSRDRQIEGLKLPPYSLEAEQSILGGLMLDNQRWDNVSERVTNSDFFSYPHRRIFTEMQCLLEINQPIDLITLSESLEQKGDLESIGGFAYLAELSKNTPSAANIGAYADIVRERAIVREMISVANEIADAGYEPQGRSSEELLDLAESRVFQIAEKRANKNEGPKNIDSILADTIERIEQLYQRPHDGVTGVPTGYQDLDKKTAGLQKSDLIIVAARPSMGKTTFAMNVCENAALTEDKPVLIFSLEMPANQLMMRTLSSLSRVDQTRIRTGQLNDDDWARISSSMGILLKKRNIYIDDSSGLTPTEVRARSRRVFREHGGLSLIMIDYLQLMRVPTLLNNRTLEIAEISRSLKALAKELQVPVVALSQLNRSLEQRADKRPVNSDLRESGSIEQDADVIMFIYRDEVYNENSELKGIAEIILGKQRNGPIGSVRLTFNGRCSRFDNYAGTGYED
- the brnQ gene encoding branched-chain amino acid transport system II carrier protein, translating into MAHHLSFKDILALGFMTFALFVGAGNIIFPPIVGLQSGENVWLAALGFLITAVGLPVITVVALAKVGGGIDALSTPIGRRAGLLLATICYLAVGPLFATPRTATVSFEVGIAPLTGDGAIPLLIYSLIYFSLVIGVSLYPGRLLDTIGHILAPLKIIAFSILGITAVLWPAGTSIPAIELYQQMPFSSGFINGYLTMDTLGALVFGIVIVNAARSRGVVSVGLLTRYTVLAGLIAGLGLTLLYLSLFKLGSSSGILTPDAQNGAVILHAYVQHTLGGLGSVFLAALIFIACIVTAIGLTCACAEFFSQYLPLSYRALVFILGIFSMLVSNLGLTHLIQISIPVLTAIYPPCIVLVVLSFTLRWWHNTTLIMAPVMLVSLLFGILDAIKASPFEQLLPTWLQHLPMVEQGLAWLLPSVLVFIGVGLLDRLYGSSDKVAVK
- the proY gene encoding proline-specific permease ProY, which encodes MEHPIKNKLKRGLTARHIRFMALGSAIGTGLFYGSADAIKMAGPSVLLAYLIGGVVAFIIMRALGEMSVNNPQASSFSRYAQDYLGPMVGYITGWTYCFEILIVAIADVTAFGIYMGVWFPEVPHWIWVLSVVLIIGAINIMSVKVFGELEFWFSFFKVATIIVMILAGIGIIFWGIGNGGQPTGIHNLWTQGGFFSHGIIGMLLSLQMVMFAYGGIEIIGITAGEAVDPKKSIPKAINSVPWRILVFYVGTLFVIMSIYPWHQVGTHGSPFVLTFQHLGITIAASILNFVVITASISAVNSDVFGVGRMLHGMAEQGNAPKVCTAISKRGVPWVTVVTMMCAMLVAVYLNYLMPENVFLVIASLATFATVWVWIMILCSQIAFRRSLNQNQIKALDFPLRGGVFTSVVAIIFLLFIIGLIGYFPATRVSLYVGFAWIALLAISYYLKIGYQRNKKR